A DNA window from Alligator mississippiensis isolate rAllMis1 chromosome 11, rAllMis1, whole genome shotgun sequence contains the following coding sequences:
- the LOC102568810 gene encoding zinc finger protein ZFP2-like, giving the protein MQGWAWGAGWKRGPRQRPWRRGLAGAGGGRGAPCASVSPWSWVLPTPCPCAWGMSPAPLSLPVPVTRSSCPQVTLPEAFEDVAVYFTREEWKLLEDAQKGLYRDQMLRNWRALVSLGYRGPTPDLVCRIAQGQEELWVCDDEDHGDISKSEDLLPGSTWLLSRVEKQSLEDGSANLEPPWASPGGLVEVESLRPEENQWLQSQGRYQKLRENVAMKQVPSSLARESGERTESRESPGHREGFVELKSHEAKFHQKETLPPNQASGEGLRGEQDVPARTRGKAHPCPECQKIFHCPSHRALPPECPKCGKSFTHSSNLAEHQHTYTGDKPYLCSVCGKSFKSSSRLTQHQHIHIREKPYPCSECGKCFNCPSHLMRHQRIHTKEKPYQCLECGKRFKSSSYLAQHLRIHSGEKPHWCSVCEKSFSCSSHLAIHEHIHRGDKSHHCSVCGKSFTSSSQLARHQRVHTGEKPHQCSVCGKSFSYSSNLAIHQRIHTGDKPHQCSVCGKRFTQSSTLAHHQHIHTGEKPHQCSVCGKSFSRSSYLAIHQRIHTGEEPYRCSECGRSFTQASHLVQHQRIHTGDKPHQCSVCGKSFTNSSQLTRHHRIHTGEKPDQCPMCGKSFTSSSHLARHQRIHTGEKPHHCSVCGKSFTRSSYLAIHQRIHTGEEP; this is encoded by the exons ATGCAGGGCTGGGCgtggggagcagggtggaaaCGTGGGCCGAGGCAGAGACCCTGGCGGAGGGgtttggctggggcaggtggaggacGAGGAGCTCCATGTGCGAGCGTTTCACCCTGGTCGTGGGTGCTGCCAACCCCGTGTCCGTGTGCCTGGGGGATGTCTCCTGCCCCCCTGTCTCTCCCCGTCCCGGTGACACGCTCCTCTTGTCCCCAGGTCACG ctcccggaggcctttgaggacgtggctgtgtatttcacacgggaggagtggaAGCTGCTGGAAGACGCACAGAAGGGGCtgtaccgggaccagatgctgaggaactggcgagccctcgtttccctgg GATATCGTGGTCCAACCCCTGACTTAGTCTGCCGCATTGCGCAAGGACAggaggagctctgggtctgtgatgatgaggaccaTGGGGACATTTCAAAATcagaggacctgctgccag gaagCACCTGGCTGCTGAGTAGAGTTGAGAAGCAAAGTCTAGAAGATGGGTCTGCAAACTTGGAGCCACCCTGGGCTTCCCCCGGAGGTTTGGTCGAGGTGGAGTCCTTGAGACCTGAGGAAAACCaatggctccagagccaggggaggTATCAAAAGCTGAGGGAGAATGTAGCAATGAAGCAGGTGCCATCTTCCCTTGCACGTGAGAGTGGAGAAAGGACAGAGTCCAGAGAGAGCCCTGGGCACAGGGAAGGATTTGTGGAGCTGAAGAGCCATGAGGCCAAGTTCCACCAGAAAGAAACCCTGCCTCCGAACCAAGCCAGTGGGGAGGGCCTGAGAGGGGAACAGGATGTGCCCGCCAGGACCAGGGGcaaagcccacccctgccctgagtGCCAGAAAATCTTTCACTGCCCCTCACACCGGGCTCTGCCACCTGAGTGccccaagtgtgggaagagcttcacccactcCTCCAACCTGGCTGAGCACCAGCACACCTATACTGGGGACAAGCCATATCTATGCtcagtgtgtgggaagagcttcaaaaGTTCTTCCCGTCTGACGCAACACCAGCACATCCATATCAGGGAGAAGCCATACCCGTGCTCTGAATGTGGGAAGTGCTTCAACTGTCCCTCCCATTTGATGCGACACCAGCGCATCCATACTaaggagaagccatatcagtgcctTGAATGTGGGAAGAGATTCAAGAGTTCATCCTACCTGGCCCAGCACCTACGTATCCactcaggggagaagccacattggTGCTCTGTGTGTGAGAAGAGTTTCAGCTGTTCCTCTCACCTGGCCATCCATGAGCATATCCACAGAGGTGATAAGTCacatcactgctctgtgtgtgggaagagcttcactagCTCATCCCAACTGGCCCGTCACCAACGTGTTCACActggggagaaaccacatcagtgctctgtgtgtgggaagagtttcagctATTCCTCCAACCTGGCCAtccaccagcgtatccacacaggcgATAAGCcgcatcagtgctctgtgtgtggaaaGAGGTTCACCCAGTCCTCCACTCTGGCCCAtcaccagcatatccacacaggagagaaaccacatcagtgctctgtgtgtgggaagagcttcagccgtTCCTCCTATCTGGCCATCCACCAGCGCATCCATACAGGGGAGGAACCATATcggtgctctgagtgtgggaggAGCTTCACCCAGGCCTCCCATTTGGTCcaacaccagcgtatccacacaggcgATAAGCcgcatcagtgctctgtgtgtgggaagagcttcactaaTTCATCCCAACTGACCCGTCACCATCGTATTCACACTGGGGAGAAACCAGATCAGTGCCCtatgtgtgggaagagcttcactagTTCATCCCATTTGGCTCGTCACCAACGTATCCAtacaggggagaaaccacatcactgctctgtgtgtgggaagagcttcacccgttCCTCCTATTTGGCCATCCACCAGCGCATCCATACAGGGGAGGAGCCATAA